One part of the Sorangiineae bacterium MSr11954 genome encodes these proteins:
- a CDS encoding transglycosylase SLT domain-containing protein, which translates to MLLALGFAAGCARHEKPKGGPLAMVPADAAALTVSPRTADGGASPPREVPHWAESVRIGAWDAAARELDGLPEAEQRDPAIRYVRARVALARGAEGDAAKALGWLDDLKSALPLLADDIERRRAEAKLHVGPFRDAADYFVARGTASALLKASEAYEKAQMLVPARSVCDRVVALDKHTRAQEAEARARRIRLGMRTPSEDGADARWIVVEAPDLTWAKDAEATLAKLDPGHPLTSEELMKRARALGEASMTDEALEALKRMATAPGKAVAPIERIRARAEILLHARTRALEASKAFDECAALGGPRAADDAFHAARALSRADHDDEAIERYAAVARRWPKTSWAEKATFYGARLHLLHGRYPQAAAGFDDYATHFPRGEEKKEALRGRALAHLMAKNNKVAKKLFEELAGDESDAITQARATNLSALASLQDGDRTQAVLHWTQVAKSRPLSWPALVARARLAELKAPLPPAIDAPDPKGTWQPLTITVPPPVDLLFRVGLDTDAESALRERESIITAAATGRGVEALCETYGYLGRAKRRYQIAQQVPGALLNSAPSPASEWAWECAFPRPYDTFVRAEETAHHLPSGLLHAVMRVESAFDPDVTSPARAVGLLQLLPETARTVAKSIGQPHAESLLTSPAQNIKLGARYLKELIDKFHGQIPLALAGYNGGPEAVARWMSRLKETPLDVFVEQIPFVETRAYVVRVMGNFARYAFLQGGEAAVPTVTLTYEKD; encoded by the coding sequence ATGCTTCTCGCGCTGGGATTCGCCGCCGGATGCGCGCGGCACGAGAAGCCAAAGGGCGGTCCGCTGGCCATGGTGCCGGCCGACGCGGCCGCGCTCACCGTATCGCCGCGCACCGCGGACGGAGGCGCGTCGCCGCCGCGGGAGGTCCCGCACTGGGCGGAGTCGGTGCGCATCGGCGCGTGGGACGCGGCGGCGCGCGAGCTCGACGGCTTGCCCGAGGCGGAGCAGCGCGATCCGGCGATCCGCTATGTGCGGGCGCGGGTGGCGCTGGCGCGCGGCGCCGAGGGCGATGCGGCGAAGGCGCTCGGGTGGCTCGACGATCTGAAGAGCGCGCTGCCGCTCCTCGCCGACGACATCGAGCGAAGGCGGGCCGAGGCCAAGCTCCATGTGGGCCCCTTCCGCGACGCCGCCGATTACTTCGTGGCGCGCGGCACGGCGTCGGCGCTGCTGAAGGCGTCCGAAGCTTACGAGAAGGCGCAGATGCTGGTGCCCGCGCGCTCCGTGTGCGATCGCGTGGTGGCGCTGGACAAGCACACGCGCGCGCAAGAAGCCGAGGCGCGCGCCCGGAGGATTCGTCTGGGCATGCGCACCCCCTCGGAGGACGGGGCCGACGCGCGCTGGATCGTGGTCGAGGCGCCCGATCTGACCTGGGCGAAGGACGCGGAGGCCACGCTCGCCAAGCTCGATCCGGGGCACCCGCTCACCAGCGAGGAGCTGATGAAGCGCGCCCGCGCCCTCGGCGAAGCGTCGATGACCGACGAGGCGCTGGAGGCGCTCAAGCGCATGGCGACCGCGCCCGGAAAGGCCGTGGCGCCCATCGAGCGGATCCGCGCCCGGGCCGAGATCCTGCTTCACGCGCGCACCCGCGCCCTCGAAGCGTCGAAGGCCTTCGACGAGTGCGCCGCCCTCGGCGGGCCGCGCGCGGCGGACGATGCCTTTCACGCGGCGCGTGCCCTCTCGCGCGCCGATCACGACGACGAGGCCATCGAGCGCTACGCGGCCGTGGCGCGCCGCTGGCCAAAGACGAGCTGGGCCGAAAAGGCCACTTTTTACGGCGCGCGCCTTCACTTGCTCCACGGGCGCTACCCGCAAGCCGCGGCGGGCTTCGACGACTACGCGACGCATTTTCCGCGCGGCGAGGAGAAGAAAGAGGCGCTCCGAGGGCGGGCGCTCGCGCACCTGATGGCCAAGAACAACAAGGTCGCGAAAAAGCTCTTCGAGGAGCTCGCGGGCGACGAGTCCGACGCCATCACCCAGGCGCGCGCCACCAACCTCTCCGCGCTGGCGTCGCTGCAAGACGGCGATCGGACGCAGGCGGTCCTGCACTGGACCCAGGTCGCCAAGAGCCGCCCGCTCTCGTGGCCCGCCTTGGTCGCGCGCGCGCGCCTCGCGGAGCTGAAGGCACCTCTGCCGCCGGCCATCGATGCGCCGGATCCCAAGGGCACCTGGCAGCCTTTGACCATCACCGTCCCGCCGCCCGTCGATCTCCTCTTTCGCGTGGGCCTCGACACCGACGCCGAATCGGCGCTGCGCGAGCGCGAGTCGATCATCACGGCCGCGGCCACCGGGCGCGGCGTGGAGGCGCTCTGCGAAACCTACGGCTACCTGGGACGCGCCAAGCGCCGCTACCAGATCGCGCAGCAGGTGCCGGGCGCGCTGCTCAACAGCGCCCCCAGCCCGGCCTCGGAGTGGGCGTGGGAGTGCGCGTTCCCCAGGCCGTACGATACGTTCGTGCGGGCCGAGGAGACGGCGCACCATCTTCCGAGCGGGTTGCTTCATGCGGTGATGCGGGTCGAGAGCGCCTTCGATCCGGACGTGACCTCACCGGCGCGGGCGGTGGGGCTCTTGCAGCTCCTGCCGGAGACGGCGCGCACGGTGGCCAAGTCCATCGGCCAACCGCACGCCGAATCGCTCCTGACGAGCCCCGCGCAAAACATCAAGCTGGGGGCGCGCTACCTGAAGGAGCTCATCGACAAGTTCCATGGCCAGATCCCGCTCGCGCTCGCCGGCTACAACGGCGGTCCCGAGGCCGTCGCCCGCTGGATGTCGCGGCTCAAGGAGACCCCGCTCGACGTGTTCGTGGAGCAGATCCCCTTCGTCGAGACGCGCGCCTACGTCGTGCGCGTCATGGGAAATTTTGCACGCTATGCATTTCTCCAGGGCGGGGAGGCGGCGGTGCCCACGGTCACGCTGACCTACGAGAAGGACTAA
- a CDS encoding serine/threonine protein kinase — MAASRSGSAGEVGLRLPHAFGPYMLFDFIGRGGMAQIYLARTNSDLGAARLCVLKLILPEYAGLAQFADMLTYEAKLAAQLGHTNIVQVFDLGRIEGRLFIAMEYVEGFDLNALLRRCSRQKVPLPMEFALYIVTCVLRGLDYAHRRTDEAGKPLGIVHRDVSPSNLLISFDGEVKVCDFGIAHANDIVASLASEASTADEAIKGKAGYMSPEHARGAILDARADVFAAGIVLWELLAGRRLYRHAGEAPTRASLLEQARKAEVPPLPKRSLPREEELHAIVSKALAAEKNDRYPSAGAMLRDLEAYAIETGRMPNPLKLGVWLSTHFGNEVIAQRRMRERAAAALSKRESRDSMPTPIPHAASRVVRESIPTPLPHPHSPSGPPVSFFPVAMTQPPPAPVFDVPSAVPPPSVPLPAGGTIPLPALRSAPILSEDEPESSPMETRVDLAPLGLENMPHIPEIEIETVPRPFVPIPLFPESAPLPPPPPSPSRSPLAPRLPAAVAEDSAPFVPVEPLTASPPEAWVPAPPPAAGSQVASLVGAPPAAAASGTSSKLRIIVVVFVLVVLGLVLALVRGGLLLDFS, encoded by the coding sequence ATGGCGGCAAGTAGGAGCGGTTCGGCGGGCGAAGTCGGGCTGCGGCTGCCGCACGCGTTCGGGCCGTACATGCTGTTCGATTTCATCGGACGCGGCGGCATGGCGCAGATTTATCTCGCGCGCACCAACAGCGATCTGGGGGCCGCGCGCCTTTGCGTGCTCAAGCTCATTTTGCCCGAGTACGCGGGGCTCGCGCAGTTCGCTGACATGCTGACGTACGAGGCCAAGCTCGCCGCCCAGCTGGGGCACACGAACATCGTGCAGGTGTTCGATCTGGGGCGCATCGAGGGCCGGCTGTTCATCGCCATGGAGTACGTCGAGGGCTTCGATCTGAACGCGCTGCTCCGCCGCTGCTCGCGGCAAAAAGTGCCGCTGCCCATGGAGTTCGCGCTCTACATCGTCACGTGCGTGCTTCGCGGGCTCGACTACGCCCACCGCCGCACCGACGAAGCGGGCAAGCCCCTCGGCATCGTGCACCGCGACGTGTCGCCCTCGAATTTGCTCATCTCGTTCGATGGCGAGGTCAAGGTCTGCGACTTCGGCATCGCCCACGCAAACGACATCGTCGCGTCGCTCGCCAGCGAGGCGTCGACGGCCGACGAGGCCATCAAGGGCAAGGCCGGCTACATGAGCCCGGAGCACGCGCGCGGCGCGATCCTCGACGCGCGGGCGGACGTCTTTGCCGCCGGCATCGTGCTCTGGGAGCTGCTCGCCGGGCGCCGTCTCTATCGGCACGCGGGCGAGGCGCCGACCCGCGCCTCGCTCCTCGAGCAAGCGCGAAAGGCGGAGGTCCCGCCCTTGCCGAAGCGCTCGCTCCCGCGCGAAGAGGAGCTGCACGCCATCGTCTCCAAGGCGCTCGCGGCCGAGAAGAACGACCGATACCCCTCCGCCGGGGCGATGCTGCGCGATCTGGAGGCCTACGCCATCGAGACGGGGCGGATGCCCAACCCTCTCAAGCTCGGCGTATGGCTCTCGACCCACTTCGGCAACGAGGTGATCGCCCAGCGAAGGATGCGCGAGCGCGCCGCGGCCGCCTTGAGCAAGCGCGAGTCCCGCGACTCGATGCCCACGCCCATCCCCCACGCGGCGTCGCGGGTGGTGCGCGAGTCGATCCCCACGCCCCTTCCGCATCCGCACTCGCCGTCGGGGCCGCCCGTATCGTTCTTCCCGGTGGCCATGACGCAGCCGCCGCCCGCGCCCGTCTTCGACGTGCCCTCCGCGGTGCCGCCGCCGTCCGTGCCGCTGCCGGCCGGTGGGACCATCCCGCTGCCGGCCTTGCGGTCCGCCCCGATCCTCTCGGAGGACGAGCCCGAGAGCTCCCCGATGGAGACGCGGGTCGATCTCGCGCCTTTGGGCCTCGAGAACATGCCGCACATCCCGGAAATCGAGATCGAGACGGTCCCGCGGCCGTTCGTTCCGATCCCGCTCTTTCCCGAGAGCGCACCCCTGCCGCCGCCGCCGCCGTCGCCGTCGCGTTCGCCGCTTGCGCCGCGTTTGCCCGCGGCCGTGGCGGAGGACTCGGCACCGTTCGTCCCCGTGGAGCCTCTCACGGCATCGCCGCCCGAGGCATGGGTCCCGGCGCCGCCGCCCGCGGCGGGATCGCAGGTGGCATCGTTGGTGGGCGCGCCGCCCGCCGCCGCCGCGTCGGGCACCTCGTCGAAGCTGCGCATCATCGTCGTGGTGTTCGTGCTCGTGGTGCTCGGGCTCGTCCTCGCCCTCGTTCGCGGCGGTTTGCTGCTCGATTTTTCGTAG
- a CDS encoding GNAT family N-acetyltransferase encodes MRSHPDRVPPPPIGTILRTSRLVLRVGRDSDVSALLRASRRNQDYLRPWSPAPPAGQTHPTLTSAANEIARDRTLWKLGTNCAFFVFPAQEETPRIIGRIALSNIARRVFQNAYLGYWMDRGLQGRGLMSEAVDAVVDFAFGPLGLHRVQAAVMPRNPGSMRVLEKCGFRREGYAVRYLKIAGNWEDHVLFALTREERSDGADEAP; translated from the coding sequence ATGCGCTCCCACCCCGACCGTGTACCGCCCCCGCCCATCGGGACGATCCTTCGGACGTCGCGCCTCGTGTTGCGCGTCGGCCGCGACTCCGACGTCTCCGCGCTCCTGCGCGCCTCCCGCCGCAACCAGGATTATTTGCGCCCCTGGAGCCCCGCGCCTCCAGCCGGGCAGACGCACCCCACGCTCACCAGCGCCGCCAACGAGATCGCGCGCGATCGAACTTTGTGGAAGCTGGGGACCAACTGCGCCTTCTTCGTCTTCCCGGCGCAGGAAGAGACGCCGCGGATCATCGGCCGCATCGCGCTGTCGAACATCGCTCGCCGTGTCTTTCAGAACGCGTACCTGGGCTACTGGATGGATCGCGGGCTGCAAGGTCGCGGGCTGATGAGCGAAGCCGTGGACGCCGTCGTCGATTTCGCATTTGGGCCGCTCGGCCTGCACCGCGTGCAAGCGGCCGTCATGCCGCGAAACCCGGGCAGCATGCGGGTGCTCGAAAAATGCGGCTTCCGCCGCGAAGGCTACGCCGTGCGCTACTTGAAAATCGCCGGCAACTGGGAGGACCACGTCCTCTTCGCCCTCACGCGCGAAGAACGCTCCGACGGCGCCGACGAAGCTCCGTGA
- a CDS encoding ComF family protein has translation MMPIPLLALDALDVLGVLASPDRCAACDARVSFRTVFCRACACTVLEDSAASVSSSFTYAPFRYGGAIAEALRRFKYEGRADLARPLAHLLLRALPALRPLQIDAVVPVPLHRARLVTRGFNQAALLARPLARHLSAAFLPCALERVVETEVQASLRKDPRARNVRGAFVPRGSRGGHGPHTSRALEGARVLLVDDVTTTGATLAAATFAAREAGAYSVHAVVLARA, from the coding sequence ATGATGCCGATTCCGTTGCTCGCGCTCGATGCCCTCGATGTTCTCGGTGTGCTCGCGTCCCCCGACCGATGCGCCGCGTGCGATGCGCGCGTTTCGTTCCGAACGGTATTTTGCCGAGCGTGTGCGTGTACCGTCCTAGAAGATTCGGCTGCCAGTGTTTCTTCTTCGTTCACATACGCCCCATTTCGTTACGGGGGTGCCATCGCGGAGGCGCTCCGTCGTTTCAAGTATGAGGGCCGCGCCGATCTGGCACGTCCTCTGGCGCACTTGCTTCTGCGCGCGCTGCCCGCGCTTCGTCCGTTGCAAATCGACGCGGTGGTCCCCGTTCCACTTCATCGTGCGCGGCTCGTCACGCGCGGGTTCAATCAAGCGGCGCTCCTTGCGCGTCCGCTCGCGCGGCATCTTTCTGCCGCATTTTTACCGTGCGCGCTGGAGCGCGTGGTGGAGACAGAGGTGCAAGCATCGCTGCGCAAGGACCCGCGCGCGCGCAATGTTCGGGGGGCCTTCGTTCCACGCGGATCGCGTGGAGGGCACGGGCCACACACGTCGCGCGCGCTCGAGGGCGCGAGGGTTCTCCTCGTGGACGATGTCACGACGACAGGCGCAACTCTTGCGGCCGCAACCTTTGCTGCGCGTGAGGCCGGAGCCTACAGCGTGCACGCCGTCGTTCTCGCCCGCGCGTGA
- a CDS encoding site-specific DNA-methyltransferase produces the protein MKLRRVRAYGEESPNMLIRGDNLDALDRLGRAGFAGRFRCIYLDPPFNSGRVFREYHDAWDPEAWKAMMAPRLRALHPLLTEDGAIFAEIDDTQLGCLLLLMDDVFGPQNRIAIVTVVRSATTGHKAINRGPMNVTDYLLLYAKERRRFRPAPLVRRRQGRDPAYNLYLANAEQDPSAWQFLPLKTVVAKRLDYTSRAEAVRALGAEGFERAIERFSLENAARVVRFAQPRYEAVSLAARALIDRSRAAPDRVFWLDRGQRHKPMILRGGNRLLFLADKVREDEAGERYLAEPLTNVWNDIPFQGIAREGGVVFARNKKPERLLERVLASSTEPGDWVLDPFLGSGTTAAVAHKMGRNYVGIERSETLDQLCIPRLERVVDGTDTTGITRVQSWRGGGGFGIYD, from the coding sequence GTGAAGCTCCGAAGGGTGCGAGCCTACGGCGAAGAGAGCCCGAACATGCTGATCCGCGGCGACAACCTCGACGCGCTCGATCGGCTCGGTCGCGCGGGCTTCGCGGGGAGGTTCCGCTGCATCTACCTGGACCCGCCCTTCAACTCGGGCCGCGTCTTTCGCGAGTACCACGACGCGTGGGACCCCGAGGCGTGGAAGGCCATGATGGCCCCGCGGCTGCGAGCGCTTCACCCGCTGCTCACGGAAGACGGAGCCATTTTTGCCGAGATCGACGATACGCAGCTAGGGTGTCTGTTGCTGCTCATGGACGACGTCTTCGGCCCCCAGAACCGCATCGCCATCGTGACCGTCGTCCGGAGCGCGACCACCGGGCACAAAGCCATCAACCGCGGCCCCATGAATGTGACGGACTACCTCCTCCTCTACGCCAAAGAGCGCCGCCGCTTTCGCCCCGCGCCGCTGGTGCGAAGGCGGCAAGGCCGCGATCCCGCGTACAACTTGTATCTCGCGAACGCCGAGCAGGACCCGAGCGCGTGGCAATTTTTGCCGCTCAAGACCGTGGTCGCCAAGCGCCTCGACTACACCAGCCGCGCCGAGGCCGTGCGGGCCTTGGGTGCCGAGGGGTTCGAGCGCGCCATCGAGCGCTTTTCCCTGGAGAACGCGGCGCGGGTCGTGCGCTTCGCGCAGCCGCGCTACGAGGCCGTGAGCTTGGCCGCGCGGGCGCTCATCGATCGCTCGCGGGCGGCGCCGGACCGCGTTTTTTGGCTCGATCGCGGCCAGCGGCACAAGCCGATGATCTTGCGCGGCGGCAACCGTTTGCTCTTTCTGGCGGACAAAGTTCGCGAGGACGAAGCCGGCGAGCGCTACCTCGCCGAGCCGCTCACCAACGTGTGGAACGACATTCCGTTCCAGGGGATCGCCCGCGAGGGCGGCGTGGTGTTCGCGCGCAACAAAAAGCCGGAGCGCCTGCTCGAGCGGGTGCTGGCGTCGAGCACGGAGCCCGGCGACTGGGTGCTCGATCCGTTCCTCGGCAGCGGCACCACGGCGGCCGTCGCCCACAAAATGGGCCGGAACTACGTAGGCATCGAACGGTCGGAGACGCTCGATCAGCTCTGCATCCCGCGCCTCGAGCGGGTGGTCGACGGCACGGACACCACCGGCATCACACGCGTGCAGAGCTGGCGCGGCGGCGGGGGCTTCGGGATCTATGACTAG
- a CDS encoding AarF/ABC1/UbiB kinase family protein produces MKRAVGIKRTEDEEAHARAKVVASAKKTAEAMLKTLGEMKGLPLKLGQMASYIDGLAPPGYEEKFQQVLKRLQAKAPPLSREAAIKVVTEELGDHPSKIYEHWEADPFAAASIGQVHRAFSRGGDAVAVKVQYPGIDKAIENDLKSLSLLENMIAPVGRRYHSKETLDEIKAVFLAELDYTREAETADLFRRFHADDPEIVIPKVHHSLTTRRVLTCEMIDGADYATFCEKATQEERSAAGRTIWRFMFRSLYERGVLYADPHPGNYRFLGGGKVAFLDFGCVKFLPANLVDGMKRYVIAAQDGDWDEFDRACVEVLGYDPTDPDGWPLYTSYTKLVLKPLIEDTEFTYTHAFAREAVAYLVRHGKKIVLRPDEKLPSLPKPIHMPVDHTFVNRLQWGLSSVLAGLNAQANWRRITEPWLRNGVQT; encoded by the coding sequence ATGAAACGCGCCGTCGGCATCAAGCGCACCGAGGACGAAGAGGCGCACGCGCGCGCCAAGGTGGTCGCATCGGCCAAGAAGACGGCCGAGGCCATGCTCAAGACCTTGGGCGAGATGAAGGGGCTCCCGCTCAAGCTCGGGCAAATGGCCTCGTACATCGATGGCCTGGCGCCCCCCGGCTACGAAGAAAAATTCCAGCAGGTGCTGAAGCGCCTGCAAGCCAAGGCGCCCCCGCTCTCGCGCGAGGCCGCCATCAAGGTGGTCACCGAGGAGCTCGGCGATCACCCCTCGAAGATCTACGAGCACTGGGAGGCGGATCCCTTCGCGGCGGCCAGCATCGGCCAGGTGCATCGCGCCTTCAGCCGCGGGGGCGATGCGGTGGCCGTCAAGGTGCAGTACCCGGGCATCGACAAGGCGATCGAGAACGACTTGAAGAGCCTCTCGCTGCTCGAGAACATGATCGCGCCCGTGGGCCGCCGGTATCACAGCAAGGAGACGCTCGACGAGATCAAGGCCGTCTTCTTGGCGGAGCTCGATTACACGCGCGAGGCCGAGACGGCCGATCTCTTTCGCCGCTTCCACGCCGACGATCCGGAGATCGTCATCCCCAAGGTGCACCATAGCCTCACCACCCGGCGCGTGCTCACCTGCGAGATGATCGACGGCGCCGACTACGCCACCTTCTGCGAAAAGGCCACCCAAGAGGAGCGCAGCGCCGCGGGCCGCACCATCTGGCGCTTCATGTTTCGCTCGCTCTACGAGCGCGGCGTGCTGTACGCCGATCCGCACCCGGGCAACTACCGCTTCCTCGGCGGCGGCAAGGTGGCGTTCCTGGACTTCGGCTGCGTGAAGTTCCTGCCGGCCAACCTGGTCGACGGCATGAAGCGCTACGTGATCGCCGCGCAAGACGGCGACTGGGACGAGTTCGATCGCGCGTGCGTCGAGGTGCTCGGCTACGACCCGACCGATCCCGATGGCTGGCCGCTCTACACGAGCTACACGAAGTTGGTCCTCAAGCCGCTCATCGAGGACACCGAGTTCACCTACACGCATGCCTTCGCGCGCGAAGCGGTCGCCTACTTGGTCCGGCACGGAAAGAAGATCGTGCTCCGGCCCGACGAGAAGCTCCCCTCGCTCCCCAAGCCGATTCACATGCCGGTCGATCACACCTTCGTGAACCGCCTTCAGTGGGGCCTCTCCAGCGTCTTGGCCGGCCTCAACGCCCAGGCGAACTGGCGTCGCATCACGGAGCCGTGGCTCCGAAATGGCGTTCAGACCTAG
- the priA gene encoding primosomal protein N' has translation MLLAHVALPVPMPHPYSYAIPARLAARVALGSRVLCSLGSRRLVGVVVAKGEGDPPPKVKPLLDLLDDEPSLSPALPEELLAFLRDLSAYYLAPIGEVMRLALPPIERAVARALEDSLFETKKGISARKVQTVIATDSVEAKALGGQAAAILAHVRAIGETPLTRLEERWKSARAAVKKLASLGLVTTSTREVAADSFFASPAPRDVPPELTAPQAAATEAIAASLAAKAATTFSLHGVTGSGKTEVYLRAIVAARAQRRGSIVLVPEIALTPQLVARFRARFGDDVAVLHSGLLPRERLAMWKRLRAGELDVAIGARSALFAPVRDLGLIVVDEEHDPSFKQEEGIRYHARDMAILRAHRASAVCILGSATPSLETEHLCRTGKAKKLVLPDRARAQAMPAVEIVDLRRMGPGPTGDKRISLPLHRALEATLAARAQAILFLNRRGFSPAVRCEACGELCACPSCSVALTFHKRHGERLRCHYCDYETPFPERCAKCQSPSLALEGLGTEKLEETLSAAFPEARVARLDRDVATGRTVDTVLGRMRAREIDILVGTQMVTKGHDLPHVTLVGVINADAALSLPDFRAAERAFHLLVQVAGRAGRGDAPGRVLIQTYTPDHPAIVHALRHDVNAFIERELADRREVGYPPYSRVALVRVDHPEESVARDACTLLAEVARQAAEAAGGEADARVQVLGPAAAPLARLRQRFRFRIMLRSSDRAMLRRTLLAVERARGQVARGVRTAIDIDPVQLL, from the coding sequence ATGCTCCTGGCCCACGTCGCGCTGCCGGTGCCCATGCCGCACCCTTACAGCTACGCCATTCCGGCGCGGCTGGCCGCGCGCGTCGCCTTGGGATCGCGGGTGCTCTGCTCCTTGGGATCGCGCCGGCTGGTGGGGGTGGTGGTGGCAAAAGGCGAGGGGGACCCGCCGCCCAAGGTCAAGCCGCTGCTCGACCTTCTGGACGACGAGCCTTCGCTGAGCCCCGCCCTCCCCGAGGAGCTGCTCGCGTTCTTGCGCGATCTATCGGCGTACTACCTCGCGCCCATCGGTGAGGTGATGCGCCTGGCGCTGCCGCCCATCGAGCGGGCGGTGGCGCGCGCGCTGGAGGACTCGCTCTTCGAGACGAAGAAGGGCATCTCCGCGCGCAAGGTGCAGACGGTGATCGCGACGGACTCGGTGGAGGCCAAGGCGCTCGGCGGCCAGGCGGCGGCGATCCTCGCGCACGTGCGCGCCATCGGCGAGACCCCTCTGACGCGCCTCGAGGAGCGGTGGAAGAGCGCGCGCGCCGCCGTGAAGAAGCTCGCCTCGCTCGGGCTGGTGACCACGAGCACGCGCGAGGTGGCGGCCGACTCGTTCTTCGCCTCGCCCGCGCCGCGCGACGTTCCGCCCGAGCTCACGGCGCCGCAAGCGGCGGCCACCGAGGCCATCGCCGCGTCGCTCGCGGCCAAAGCGGCGACCACGTTTTCGCTCCACGGCGTGACGGGCTCCGGAAAGACGGAGGTGTATCTGCGCGCCATCGTGGCCGCGCGCGCCCAGCGACGCGGGTCCATCGTGCTGGTGCCGGAGATCGCGCTCACGCCGCAGCTCGTAGCGCGGTTTCGCGCGCGCTTCGGCGACGACGTGGCGGTGCTGCACTCGGGGCTCTTGCCGCGCGAGCGCCTGGCCATGTGGAAGCGCCTTCGCGCGGGCGAGCTCGATGTGGCCATCGGCGCGCGCAGCGCCCTCTTCGCGCCCGTTCGCGATCTGGGGCTCATCGTGGTGGACGAGGAGCACGACCCTTCGTTCAAGCAGGAGGAGGGCATCCGCTACCACGCGCGCGACATGGCCATTCTGCGCGCCCACCGCGCCTCCGCGGTGTGCATCTTGGGGAGCGCGACCCCCTCGCTCGAGACGGAGCACCTATGCCGCACGGGCAAGGCGAAGAAGCTGGTGCTCCCCGATCGCGCCCGCGCTCAAGCCATGCCGGCCGTCGAGATCGTCGATCTGCGGCGCATGGGCCCGGGCCCCACCGGCGACAAGCGCATCAGCCTCCCGCTCCACCGCGCGCTCGAGGCCACGCTCGCCGCGCGCGCGCAGGCGATCCTCTTCCTCAACCGCCGCGGATTTTCCCCCGCCGTGCGCTGCGAAGCGTGCGGAGAGCTCTGCGCCTGTCCCTCGTGCTCGGTGGCCCTCACCTTTCACAAGCGGCACGGCGAGCGACTGCGCTGCCACTATTGCGATTACGAAACGCCGTTCCCGGAGCGCTGCGCAAAGTGCCAGAGCCCGTCGCTGGCGCTGGAGGGCCTCGGCACCGAAAAGCTGGAGGAGACGTTGTCGGCCGCCTTTCCGGAGGCCAGGGTCGCGCGCTTGGATCGCGACGTGGCCACCGGCCGCACCGTCGACACCGTGCTCGGTCGCATGCGCGCGCGGGAGATCGACATCCTGGTCGGCACGCAAATGGTCACCAAGGGGCACGACCTGCCGCACGTGACCTTGGTGGGCGTCATCAACGCCGACGCCGCGCTCTCGCTCCCCGATTTTCGCGCGGCCGAGCGCGCGTTCCATCTCTTGGTGCAGGTCGCCGGGCGCGCGGGCCGCGGCGACGCCCCCGGCCGCGTCTTGATCCAGACGTACACGCCGGATCATCCCGCCATCGTGCACGCGCTCCGGCACGACGTGAACGCGTTCATCGAGCGCGAGCTCGCCGACCGCCGCGAGGTCGGCTACCCGCCGTATTCGCGGGTGGCGCTCGTCCGCGTCGATCACCCGGAGGAGTCGGTCGCGCGCGACGCGTGCACCTTGCTCGCCGAGGTCGCGCGCCAGGCGGCCGAGGCTGCGGGGGGCGAGGCGGACGCGCGCGTGCAGGTCTTGGGACCGGCGGCGGCCCCGCTGGCGCGGCTGCGACAGCGCTTCCGCTTTCGCATCATGCTGCGCTCGAGCGATCGCGCCATGCTCCGGCGCACCTTGCTGGCGGTGGAGCGCGCGCGGGGGCAGGTCGCCCGAGGGGTCCGCACGGCGATCGACATCGACCCGGTGCAGCTTCTATGA